One genomic region from Argentina anserina chromosome 2, drPotAnse1.1, whole genome shotgun sequence encodes:
- the LOC126784829 gene encoding ATP synthase subunit b', chloroplastic, whose translation MANMIMASSKVPISAPASSIAKPKLLPLQVPIPKSLTKPHVIQSLKSLSLIAATSLAAAPPSLAAEIEKAALFDFDLTLPIQAVQFLLLMVALDKLYYSPLGKFMDERDADIRAKLGSVKDTSSEVKQLEQQGVAIMKAARAEISAALSKMKKETQAEVEVKLAEGRKKVEAELQEALVKLEAQKEETIKALDAQIANLSDQIVKKVLPL comes from the coding sequence ATGGCCAACATGATAATGGCCTCCTCCAAGGTCCCAATCTCGGCCCCTGCTTCCTCCATAGCAAAGCCCAAGCTCCTCCCTCTGCAAGTCCCCATCCCTAAATCACTCACCAAACCCCATGTCATTCAATCCCTCAAATCCCTCTCCCTCATCGCCGCCACCTCCCTCGCCGCCGCCCCGCCGTCGCTGGCAGCCGAGATCGAGAAGGCGGCGCTGTTCGACTTCGACCTGACCCTGCCGATCCAGGCCGTGCAGTTCTTGCTGCTCATGGTGGCCCTCGACAAGCTCTACTACTCGCCGCTGGGGAAGTTCATGGACGAGCGGGACGCGGATATTAGGGCGAAGCTGGGGAGCGTGAAGGACACGTCGTCGGAGGTGAAGCAGCTGGAGCAGCAGGGGGTGGCGATCATGAAGGCGGCGAGGGCGGAGATATCGGCGGCGCTGTCGAAGATGAAGAAGGAGACGCAGGCGGAGGTGGAGGTGAAGCTGGCGGAGGGGAGGAAGAAGGTGGAGGCCGAGTTGCAGGAGGCGTTGGTGAAGTTGGAGGCGCAGAAGGAGGAGACCATTAAGGCGTTGGACGCACAAATTGCGAATCTCAGTGACCAAATTGTGAAGAAGGTTCTTCCTCTGTAA